A genome region from Gossypium hirsutum isolate 1008001.06 chromosome A04, Gossypium_hirsutum_v2.1, whole genome shotgun sequence includes the following:
- the LOC121228224 gene encoding glutamine synthetase nodule isozyme codes for MSLLNDLINLNLGDATEKIIAEYIWIGGSGMDLRSKARTLPGPVADPSKLPKWNYDGSSTNQAPGDDSEVILYPQAIFKDPFRKGNNILVMCDAYTPAGEPIPTNKRFNAAKIFSHPDVVAEEPWYGIEQEYTLLQKDTKWPLGWPVGGFPGPQGPYYCGVGADKSFGRDIVDSHYKACLYAGVNISGINGEVMPGQWEFQVGPSVGISAGDQIWIARYILERITEIAGVVLSFDPKPIPGDWNGAGAHTNYSTKSMRNDGGIDVIKKAIEKLGLRHKEHIAAYGEGNERRLTGRHETADINSFSWGVANRGASIRVGRDTEKDGKGYFEDRRPASNMDPYVVTSMIAETTILWKP; via the exons ATGTCTCTCCTCAATGATCTCATCAACCTCAACCTCGGCGACGCCACTGAAAAGATCATAGCCGAATACATATG GATCGGTGGATCTGGAATGGATCTGAGAAGCAAAGCAAGG ACTTTGCCTGGACCAGTGGCGGACCCTTCAAAACTCCCGAAGTGGAACTACGATGGTTCCAGTACCAATCAAGCACCTGGAGATGACAGTGAGGTCATTCTTTA TCCTCAAGCTATATTCAAGGATCCATTTAGAAAAGGAAACAACATCTTG gTGATGTGCGATGCTTACACACCAGCCGGCGAACCCATTCCTACCAACAAGAGATTTAATGCGGCCAAGATCTTTAGCCACCCTGATGTTGTTGCTGAGGAGCCTTG GTATGGTATTGAGCAAGAGTACACTCTTCTTCAAAAGGATACTAAGTGGCCTCTTGGATGGCCTGTTGGAGGATTCCCTGGACCACAG GGTCCGTACTACTGTGGTGTAGGTGCTGACAAGTCCTTTGGTAGGGACATCGTGGACTCCCACTACAAGGCTTGCCTTTATGCTGGCGTTAACATCAGTGGAATCAACGGTGAAGTTATGCCTGGTCAA TGGGAATTCCAAGTTGGTCCATCTGTTGGAATATCTGCAGGTGATCAAATATGGATTGCACGATACATACTCGAG CGAATCACTGAAATCGCAGGAGTTGTTCTTTCTTTTGATCCCAAACCCATTCCG GGTGACTGGAATGGTGCTGGTGCTCATACTAATTACAG CACAAAGTCAATGAGAAATGATGGTGGCATCGATGTTATCAAGAAGGCGATTGAGAAGTTGGGTCTGCGCCACAAGGAGCATATTGCCGCCTACGGAGAGGGTAACGAGAGACGTCTAACTGGTCGTCATGAGACTGCAGATATCAACTCATTCTCATGG GGTGTTGCAAACAGGGGAGCCTCCATCCGTGTTGGTCGTGACACTGAGAAGGATGGAAAAG GCTACTTCGAAGACAGAAGGCCAGCATCAAACATGGATCCTTACGTTGTTACATCAATGATTGCCGAGACCACCATTCTCTGGAAGCCTTAA